TTGCTGAAGGACCAGAGAAATCATGAAGCAGAGCTATTTTTTTGATCCATGCAAAAACACAAACTTTCACAAAAAACATTTGGACAAAACTATAATCTTCTGTCTCTCCAACGTATCCTTATTCTTCCACACTTTTAAGCCCTTGATTGATCAGTTGATCTCGTTTTGATGTTTGTGGCTGGTGTGAGATAGGGATTCTGTTACATGTTTTCCTTATAGGAGAAACTATAGCCCTAAGACCATGTATCAGTAGTCCATTAAGAAAAATCTCCTGTGTTTCTTATTTACTGATCACACAGAATACTTCTGGTGCCAGTTGGATGGCTGTTTTTcccacaccaagcaattctccaaTTTTCTCCGGACACCAACTGGTATCCTACAATCCtgttcaattctgacactacctgGAGTGAATGCAGACCCCTACATGTTAAGGGCTCACGCACCAAGACTGCCCCCAGCTTCCAGTTTCAAGTAGTGAGTGGGTCCCCAGGTTACCCACAACTTCTGTCCGAGTTGGCTtcaaatcagaggttcccatgacccTCTCCTTGGGTTCAATAGTTTGGTAAAGCAGCTCAATAGAGCCCAGGAAAACAGTTTACTTACTACCgctgatttatttattaaaggataCAAATGAATAGCCAGATGTAGCGATACATGGGGGGGAGGTCTGGAAGTATCCTGAGTGCAAGAGCTTTCATCCTGGACTTGGGGTGCACCACCCTTCCGACACATGGATATGTttaccaacctggaagctctctaaACCCATACTTTTCGGATTTTTGCGGAGGCTTCATCACATAGCTGTGACCAGCTATTAACTCAATTTAcatcccctctcccctcaccaGAGAATGGGGGACAGGGCTAAAAGTTCCAAGCTTAGCATAGAGCCCACCAAGAGCCAgttcattagaacaaaagacacttgtatcacccaggaaattccaacGGATTTAGGAGCTCTGTATCAGACATtcctatcactcaggaaattataAGGGTTTTACCAGAAACCAGGGGCagagacatacatatatatatatatatatctcacatccaCCTTCTACACACACCATCTGCAATGTTCCTTctcattttaattacatttccgTATATGcttggtctatttctgggctctctgttctgtcccattgGCCCATTTGTCTGTCCCTGTTCCAGTACCACACTCACCAGAGCTTTATAGTTTGTGTAGGTAATGGTAGTGCAGATTCTCCCACCTCATTCTACTCTAGGAGTGGCTTTGTCCTTCCGCATAAGCTTTAGAATCGGCTTCTCAGGTTCCTGCTAGGGGCAGGGGGAAGCTTCCTAGTTAGGAATCTTAgtggaattgcattaaatttatagGACAGTTTAGAAAATGGACATTTCTATGATCTCTTTGAATATTGTTTCATCCTCGTTCTGGAGATTCTGACTTAAAACTTCAGACCCTTTAAATGTCAGttattatgtttttcatttctagaagtcCCATATGGTTCTTTTAACCTCTGCTTGGTCATTCTCTATAATCTCTTTTTCCCTGTTCATATCgttaagatttgtttgtttgtttcttttcttttctttttttttttttttaaagattttatttatttatttgacagagagagagagacagcgagagagggaacacaagcgggacagggtgggagtggaagagggaaaagcaggcttcccgccaagcagggagcccgatgcagggctcgatctcggaaccctgggatcatgacctgagctgaagacagaggcttaatgaccgagccactcaggcaccccaggactcACTTATTTCTTAAACTTGGTATTTCATAATCTGATCCGATAAATCCCCTATCTGAAATCTTTGTCAGTCTGATCCTTCCGACTGCTGTTTTTGCTGGCTCTGGCTCCTATTGCCTTGTTTCCTTgtatgttgtgattttttttttttaaaaaaggagaaaccaAAAACTATGAccttatcatttattttccttggaACTTTATCCTGGGAATTCTTTGAGGCCTGGTTTAAAGTTGTTTTCCCACAAAgaggatttgcatttctttctgctAACCCAGCAGCTCTTTAAATTAGATGTCTGGCTTTGAGAGTTTTCTGGCCTGCTCACGCAGACCTGTAGGAGGGCCGTCTGTGGATTCAGTTTGAGCTGAGGTGGAATCCTCACGCTGtcacttactgtgtgacctcgggcaagtcatttgatctctctgcctgtcccagcATCTGTGAAAAAGCTATAAACACCTAGTGCCTTAGGCTGTTGCAAAGCTGAAGTAGGGGAGATTGGGTCATATACAGAAATACAGGGCTTGCCGGGGGTTCTTCCACACGGTGGGTAGGCGGGTAGGCAGTGGGTGTTGTTGTGTTCCCCTGAGGagcctcctctcctgccccagccGGACCAGGCGACTGGTTGGCAGACCCCACCTTGGGTCCGGCCCCTTGCCCGGAGGATCGGAGTCTGAGTGGGAGCCACCGGCTTTAAACCTTCCTCCTGTGGATtattctgcctttggctctgagaGGTCTGAGCCTCCTGGAGCCTTTGAGAGATGCTTCTGCCCTCAGTCTCCACTTGTCTTGGAAGTCACTTGGGGCCAGGTAAcaagaaaaatgacatttaacAGAATTGTTTTCCACTTCAGATGCTGCAGGGATGTTTTGGTCGGTTGGTTAtggtttttttcaaaaaatgtgttCTGTAACTACATGGTAGGTACAAAAATAATCATTGTTCATCATGGGAATGTACATTGACATAAGTGTAAAATAAAGTTGTATATTGgcatgaaaaaaatgtgaagtCCTTTCTGTAAcaaggactaaaaaaaaaaaaaaaataaatgtaacagtATCAGCTCcactggggcaccagggtggttcagtcagtgaagcatcgaACCCGTGATTCGGGCCCaggtcctcatctcagggtcctgagaggagccctgctttgggcttcgAGCTCAGCCGGGTGTCTGCCtcggagtctctctccctctttccccctcaACCCCCCCAACCCTCCTCAGGCACGCGCACTCActctctgacctctctctctcaaataaataagtctgttgtttttttttttaaggattttatttatttatttatttatttatttatttgacagacacagcgagagaggaaacacaggcagggggagcgggggagggagaagcaggcttcccgctgagcagggagcctgatgtgggtctcaatgccaggcccctgggatcatgacctgagctcaaggcagacgcttaaccgactgagccacccaggcgcccccaaataaataagtcttttaaaaaaatttaatatgaacTCAACTATATtgagagaaatggggaaaaggaaatatGTTCAGGTGTCAGCGGTGGTTATTTCTGAATAGTGGGATTCTGGAGTCATTTCTTCCCCGGTGGCAGCATGGCACAGACAGCAGTGAGAGGGGGGCCTCAGCACTCAAAGTCTTGTGTGAAGTCTGTACTCGTGTGGCCTCAGGCACATGACAGGCTCTCATGGTCACAGCCGGCCCATATGCCGGGCTTTGTGGACAAGAGGAGCAGCGGGTTTGGAGCGCCCGGCCTGCCCCACCAACGGCCGCCCTTATTCTCCCACATGGACATTCTTGCCGGGTCTTTAAGGATACGGAGCACATACTTCTTTATAATCAAAGAAGGAGGCGATACATGCTCGGCTGACAAAAACTGTTTACATCTCCGGGTTGGGTGTGTGGAGTTTCCAGACTAATCCCCTGATGCTGCCGGAAAGGGTCTTGAGGCCCGAAGAATACTTGGGAGCCACTGCtggagagggcaggggtgggagggtgctcgcagggcagggaggggcggaGAGACTGCAGGTGCAGCCTGGCCTCAGAGGTGCTCAGCCTGTCCCTTCCGTCCCGCACAGGGCGCAACGAGCCCCTGAAGAAGGAGCGGCTGAAGTGGAAGAGCGACTACCCCATGACCGACGGGCAGCTGCGGAGCAAACGGGATGAGTTCTGGGACACGGCGCCCGCCTTCGAGGGCCGCAAGGAGATCTGGGACGCCCTCAAGGCCGCCGCCTATGCAGCCGAGGCCAACGACCATGAGTTggcccaggccatcctggacggAGCCAGCATCACCCTGCCTCACGGTGAGCGGGCGGGGCCGGGCTTTGTCCCCACCAGGTTGGGGACCGCCAGGCCGCTTTGGGTGGAAGGGAGCCGGCAGCCGGCCCCACACTGGGAGTTTTCAATCCAAGCTGCTCGGTGGCCAGGGTGGCCCTTTGCTTGCTAATTCATGCAACCCTCACTGAGTATGTGCCAGGAGCGGGGACGCAAACCAAAGGGAAACGCAGTCCCCGCTTGTCTACTGAAGGCATAGAAAGGCACCAGCCAACCTCAAAGCAGCGTGAGGAGAGCAAGCTAGAGTTGCCCGGGGTACTCTGGGATCACAGAGCATCTGAGAACCCTTCTGTTGAGGGTTACTACGGGCTGGGCACTGAGCTAGAAGCTTCTGCtgtagtatctcatttaattttataacaGCCTTATGCGGTCAAGTATGTGAAGCGGAGGGTCACGGTGGAACTGTAGAGTCACAGACCTGGGTTTTAACAAATGTCTCTGCTTTTGGTAGTGCGACCCTGACAGGGAGCTTCTCGATTTTAGTCTCAGGAACTTGCAGCTGTAAAGCGGAGATATGCACCTCACAGAATGGTTGTTAGGACTCAGCAAGATATGCAGAACCACATTTAGTCCAGTCCTGGAACTTAGTAGGTGATCAGGACACAACAAATATATTACTGTGTGCAATGCCTAGTATAGGAAGTCCCCTGGGGCCCACCAGAGTAGAAGCCCTGGAGAGTAGGGCCCGTGCCTTCTCTCTCACCCTGGTAACCCCAGCACCCAGCATGTAGCTCAGGAAAGAGTTGTCgaatgaaaaaatggaaagttGAATAATTCACAGCATTGAACAGTACCTGGCAGTGCCTGGCAGAGCCAGTCCCTGGCAGAGCCAAGATGCCGGCCCCATGTGTTCCTGATTCCACCTTGAACTCCTCCCAGCTGTCTGTCCCAGAGAGACCTGACTGTAGGTTGGTTTCAGGGACTGTGGGATGGCCATAACAGGTGTATTGGTTTGctcaggctgctctaacaaaataccacagatagGGTACCTTATTACCCAACTGAGAtttctttctcatagttctggaggccgggAAGCCCAGGACCTAGGTGCCAGCTGATTTGGTTTTTGGTGAGGGCTATCTTCGTGGCTTATCAATGGCCGCCCGCCTGCTACGTCCTCCCATACATActgggaaagcatggcccaatgTCTCTTAGAAAGGCACTAATCCTGTTGGATTGGTGCCCCACCCAGATGACCTCCTTTACCCGCCCTGACTCGCGTATGCGCCCCTCTCTTCCCATGGCCAAGACAGAAACTGTGGGGCTCTCCAAGCAGACCCTGACCGCCCCCCTTATCGCGCAGGCACCCTCTGTGAATGCTATGACGAGTTGGGCAATCGCTACCAGCTGCCCGTCTACTGCCTGTCGCCGCCCGTGAACCTGCTGCTGGAGCACACTGAGGAGGAGAGCCTGGAGCCGCCCGAGCCCACGCCCGGGGTGCGCCGAGAGTTCCCGCTGAAGGTGCGCCTCTCCACGGGCAAGGACGTGAGGCTCAACGCCAGCCTGCCCGACACGGTGGGGCAGCTGAAGAGGCAGCTGCACAGCCTGGAGGGCATCGAGCCATCCTGGCAGCGGTGGTTCTTCTCCGGGAAGCTGCTCACAGACCGCACGCGGCTCCAGGAAACCAAGATCCAGAAAGATTTTGTCATCCAGGTCATCATCAACCAGCCCCCGCCGCCCCAGGACTGAGGAGCCCGCGGACCCCTGGGAAGAGAGGCCGTGGAGGCCTCTGCGGGGCTGAGAGGCCTCCCGGCGGAGCGCTGGGTCCCCCCACCCTGCTGCTGCCTCCGAGGGCTGTCACTTTCTTCAGGGGCGCCGCCTGCCATGTGGCTGCTGGACAAGCCATGAAGGGACCCTGCCTCCCGGGGGGCCCGGGAGCCATAAGGGCCCCACACCCAGGAAGCAGTGCTGCCACACACAGGCTTTGCCAGCCTTGTTGGAGAAAAGGCAGACGGGGGCACTCCACCCTGTCTCTCTCCCGCAGCAGGTTCGAGCCACGAGGGGCCAGCCCGGAGGCCCCTAGAGCCCAGATCTGTTGTCTGGTGCTGCCGGCTGTGCTCACTCCGGTTTTCTGCTCAGGGTCTGAagcagctgctgtccccttcccctgcccctacTCCCTGACTCTGCCCTGGGCCCAGTGCCAGTCCtctggaggggaggagatggCTTGTGAGCCccaggggcagggagcctgaggccggcctctgcctctccctgcccccagcacaaTTGGCAGAGGTGGAGGGGGCGGGCGGCCAGATGGCTGTGCTGTTGTGGCAGGGGTCTACATGGGGCCATCTCCTGGCTGTAACCCAAGCGGTGGGGGGTCTGCAGCCCGGCCATGGCCCACAACAGGTCCCTGTGTACAGACATATCTGCATATTTATCAATAAAGCCTTTTGCTCCTACCTTCTCTCTTGCCTAGCTTTGACTTTGGGCTCCCTGGCTGCTCTGTGGAGCCCCAGAACCAGTTCTGGTGTGAGAGTGGGTTGCAGCCGAGAGGAGAGAGCCTTGAATTCCTAGTGTTCCAGGccctgtgttctcatgggttcTCAGGAAAAACACTTAATCTCTGAGCCCACTTGGTTTTCCTTAATGTGGAGACAATGCCACTTGCCCTGCCTCTTCCTCAGTTGCCGGGAGGATTAAATGGGGTAACAGACATGAGCGCACTTTGAAAGCAGAGGCAACATATCAGGAAGGTGGTATTTAGTAACCTGTTTAGTAGTCTGTTCCTGGAAGCGAGAGGGTCCTGCCCGGGCCCTCAGGACTGATGTATGCACCCCAATCCTGGAGATGCCACCCTGCACCCTCAGGGATGTGAAAGCAAAATCTTGGACACATTTAGATTGCGAGCATGTGTTCCTTAGCAGCAAGGGGACCAGAGAGGAAAAGGAGCCAGTGCCTACCCTTTCTGTGGGGAAAGTGTGCACATCACCCAAAGGGGACCTCTTTTAGCTAAGGGCGAGCTGCATGAGCAGTACAGAATTGCCGAACTGTGGCGTCTGTGTGCACGATGGCCCAGGGCTCACTCCCGGAGTTCTAGGTATGGAGCAAATTCAGGTCtgctttttctccattgagagtatTTTCCTTCTCCGCGAGCATGGCCAGACCCCGGTCAGGGTGGCCTGACAAGGCGGGGTGATCAGAAGGGGCTGGCCGTCACCAAGGCTCCGGACTGCACTCTGGCCCTTTTAAGGTGGCTTCCTGACACCCTTCCGGAAGCAAGACCTTTTAAGTTTTGCAGAGGCCTGGTGAGACAGAGGGTCAAGGTTTTGTCAGAGGCTAATGGACAGGCAGGCACATACAGCGACGCCTCACTAGGGGGTGCTGTGGGACTCCGGAGACTCAAGGGCCGGCCAGAGCTGTGAGCGAAGAGGGAGGCACCTGCTCTTACTCCTGCCCATCACCTTGACACTCCAGCCCCAACATAGCAGAGTCGGCCCCGCCACAGAGCAAGCAGAGTCTGTTCACAGGACAGCTGGGGACACAGGCCTCCATTGGGTCCTCACAGTTGTTTTTCAGTTCCCCTCACTGACAATGGCGGGCAGTTGCCAGGCGTCCAGCAGGTGGCACTGTCATCAGGGTTAGGGGCAGCCAGTAGGTCCTTTGTGCAGCCCAGCTGCCACCACTAAGGCCCAGTCCGACCCAAGCATTCAGGACAGAGGCTAGGCGGGCTCCTTCCTGCAGCCCTGCTCTTTTGGGGCGCTGGGCCCTTCAGCTCCAACAggtcgggggtgggtggggcaaaCTGCCCCTGCTTCCCTCAGCTCCCCGGGGCTGCCTGGGGTGAAGGTGACAtgtgggggaggcaggtggagaatTCGGCCAGTGAGCTCATGGCAAAGGCGcccagcggggtgggggtggggggatgcccTGGCTTATAAAGCCCCCGAGGCCCTGGGGCCTGCAGAGGCTGGTGATAGACGGCACCATGGAGGGCTCCGAGGCAGTGCAGAGGGCCACGGCGCTTATCGAGGAGCGACTGGCAcaggaggaagagaatgaggTACAGGCATGGGTGTGGGGACCCAAGGGGATTATAAGGAAATCCAGCTCTACTGTCAAGGGAGGTAAGAGCCTGGCTGCCGCATCTGTGGTAGGAAGGAGGGCAGATGCCCCCAGGGGCCCAATGGCTCCATTCCAGCCCCAGGGTGCTCCTGGTGGAGGGGTTTGCTGCCAGTGGGAGACTGAGGCTTCAACCCCCAAGAACTGAGAGATGGTGGGGTGAGCAAGCCAAGCTGGGCTCCTGATATCCTGGACCTCGAGGAGGTGGGCCAGGCTGCACTAGAGCAGGACAGCTGGGGTGCTGCCTGAGAATAGGGGAGTCTGGGGCCCTGAGAGCTCCCAGCTGCTGGGCAGGAGGCTGAGACAGGAGAAACTCCTGCATTTGGTCCCTGCAGAATAGAGACTGGGAGCAGAGCAAGGAAGCGGTGCCGGGAAAGGAAGCATGGGTTTTCCCAGGACGACCAGCCGCACTCGGGGAGGCCACTGGAGCACTGCAGCTCTGGGCAACTGGCATTTGCTCTGGGAaaaaggagtggggagaggggacgaAGGTGCAGGCTTGTCTACTCTTCATTCTGTTTAAACTACTAGTTGACTTAGAGTCTGCTCTGCCAAGTGCCAGGGGCTGTGAGGAGTAAGAGGCTCAGTAGGGccagcccctgcctcctccttACCAGCCCTACAGTCATTCTAGCCAGCATGTCAGGGACATAGTccgcagagaaacaggcagagtgaggCAATGGTGAAATAGAGCTGTTAAGTCAGCAGGGAAGGGGCACAAAAGGTAGGTGCGTCACTCTGACTATGGGTGCTCAAGGACTCCTGGGAACAAGATGACATTTGAGCGGGACCTTCAAGGCTGGTGAGTGgagatcagagagggagggaattcCAGGCTAAGGAAAAGACAGGCACTAAAAAGTTTAGGTGAGTGATGGTGGGACCATTGTGAGAAAGTCTGGTAGGGCCTAAGGCTGGGTACCAACTCTCGAGGGCCATGGGAAAGATATTTATTCTTTGGGCAATGGGGAGCCACTAAGTGTTGCTGAGTGAGGGTGAGTGGTGCCATCTGACCTATTTTTAGGAGGGCAGCTCTGACAGCCTGAGGAGGACACATCGGCAAAAGACTGGCCCTAACAAGAATGGGAGGAAGGAGATAAATCAGTTTGGAAGTAGGCTCTGTTCACCGAAAGAGTGGCTGAATAggggtgaggaagagggaaggaccaGGACTCTGGTGGAAGAAGAGATGTAAACCAGAGGCGGGGGGTAGGGGGACAGGCTTGTGGGGGAAGAGTTTGGGCTGAGCCCAATGAGTCCAGGCTGGGGCATCCTTGGATCTCCAGGAATGCCACTTCTCCCCTGGGGCCAGGTAGGTGAGTCATGCCGCAGTGCCATTTCTGGAGTGCTGGCGTTGGACAGAGACCTTCAGCAGGGGGACACGGAGCTgtcctcatccattcattcacccaACAAATATAGCAGCACGGCTGTCGGGACACCGGGTGCCCACAGAGCCACCCTTCCCACCAATGCCtgccacatgccaggcactgtgctaagctctGTAcaggcatacttttttttttttttaagattttatttatttgacagagatcacaagcaggcagagaggcaggcagagagagagaaagagaggaggaagcaggctccctgttgaacagagagcctgatgcgggacttcatcccaggaccctgggatcatgacctgagctgaagtcagaggctttaatccactgagccacccaggcacccccaggcatACTTTCATTTAATCTGTACAATGATCTACAGAGTAAGGTGGGCATTTGTTTCATTGTGTTTCACCCACTAGCACCCAGTACTGAGTACTGACTGTGTGTCAGCCCCCAAAGACGGCACCATGGAGGGCTCTGAGTACTGACTGTGTGTCAGCCCCCAAAGACAAATCTGAAGTGAAGGACTAGAGAGTCTGGGTAAGGCCTGTGTGAGCACGAGAATCTCTAGTTGTTCCCACTAAGTCCCAGCCCAGCAAAATTCTCAGAAGGGAGCCTCTGTCCAGCCTGCTCCCCCTTTTTGGTGTGGGAGGCGAAGGAGAATCCCGAAGTCTAGGGCTTGGGCTCTGTCATGGGAGCATACTAGGTCAGGTCATCACTGAGGACTTATGGGTGGGCAAAGATGCTGAGCGCCTCCTGTCGTgatccattcactcactcactcgtTTATTCTCCaacattcactgagcacctgGTGTATGCTAGACCCCATCATAGGTGCTAGGGTTACCAAGCTAATGGCAACCCAAGCCTACCCTTGGGATGCTCCATAAGGAGCCCAGCCAGGATCCCCCAGGCTGCAGCCCAAGGTCACCTCTTGTTCCTGTAGGAAGATGCAGTGTTTCAGGTGAGGCCAGTACGGGGATACCTCAGACCATGTAAGCCCACCACAGAAGGGAACAGCCAGTGGGCACCAGGACCTCCCGAATGAAGACTGGGGAAATCAGCCCTCAAAACAGCCCTGGAGGAGTATCCCACCAGAGCTCAGTGGAAAAGGCACAAGGCAGCTGAGAGCTCTGTAAGGGTGGGCCATTCCTCCTAGCCGTCATCCGGACTCTGTCCTCTACCCGGGGTGAAGTTTCCCGGCACACAGAGATGGGTGTCAGCTGGTCACAAAAAGTGGTTTCCTTTAAGACAGAGGAGGGGGCCCTGAGAAATTGGTCCAGgcaagtcaaaactacaaagGGGGACTTGGAAGGAGTTTCACCCATCCAATTACAATGACAGTCCCTTCAAACTGAAGCCTAGGTCGCTGTGGCTCTTGTCCCTCAGCTTCCCTGACAAGTTTCCAGCTCCAGGATCTCATGGAGCCGTaaaatctgagggaaaaaaagttGGTATCTGAGAGTTGCCACATTTTTGTATTGACACatgaatctattttaaaaattactatcaaTTCTTACCACAATCATTTCATCTATGTGAATCTTTAATGGCAACAAAGaaatcaccaccaccaacaccaccaaCACCATCATTGTCATCTCGGTGCTTTGAaaagtgaatatatttaatttcacaAAAACTCATTCCAGTAGCCCTTAAACTTGACTTGCTGAGGACACATGACCACCAGTGGGCAGGTGTTTGAGCTGAGGTTGGGGTAGGGTTGAGCTGGAGAACTATGGGAGCTGGGTCTTCAGGACCAGTCGGGAGTGGGGCTCTGAACTGCTCTGATGTCACGCAGTAGGAAGTCCTTGGGGGTTCCTTGGAGTGGGTTGAGGGAGAGGCTACCTGCCGCCCTGGGTACTATGGGCAGGTGCTGGAGAACATCCTCTCCTTGGCTCACCAGAAACTCCGAGGAACCACACAGCAGAAGCTGCCCATGGACATGCTGGTGTTGGAGGATGAGAAGCACCACGGGGCTCAGAATCTGGCCTTACAGAAGG
This Neovison vison isolate M4711 chromosome 2, ASM_NN_V1, whole genome shotgun sequence DNA region includes the following protein-coding sequences:
- the UBTD1 gene encoding ubiquitin domain-containing protein 1, whose protein sequence is MGNCVGRQRRERPAAPGHPRKRAGRNEPLKKERLKWKSDYPMTDGQLRSKRDEFWDTAPAFEGRKEIWDALKAAAYAAEANDHELAQAILDGASITLPHGTLCECYDELGNRYQLPVYCLSPPVNLLLEHTEEESLEPPEPTPGVRREFPLKVRLSTGKDVRLNASLPDTVGQLKRQLHSLEGIEPSWQRWFFSGKLLTDRTRLQETKIQKDFVIQVIINQPPPPQD